The bacterium sequence GACCGGCTGCGCGAGCGGGTGGTCGGCCAGGACGAGGCCTTATCCAAGGTCGCCAACGCGGTCCGCCGGGCCCGCGCCGGACTTCAGGATCCCAATCGCCCGATCGGCTCCTTCTTCTTCCTGGGGCCGACCGGCGTCGGCAAGACCGAAACCGCCCGAGCCTTGGCCGAGTTCCTGTTCGACGACGAGCACGCGATGATCCGCATCGACATGAGCGAGTATATGGAGAAACACTCGGTCTCGCGCTTGATCGGCGCGCCGCCGGGCTACGTCGGCTACGAGGAGGGCGGCCAGCTCACCGAGGCGGTGCGGCGCCGGCCCTATTCGGTCCTGCTCTTCGACGAGGTCGAGAAGGCCCATCCCGACGTTTTCAACGTTTTGCTCCAGATCCTCGATGACGGCCGGGCCACCGACGGCCAGGGCCGGACCGTCGATTTCAAGAACACCGTCCTGATCATGACCAGCAATATCGGCTCTCAATACATCACCGAGCTGAAGGGCCAGAGCGAGGAGGAGATGGAGCGGCGGGTGATGGAAGCCCTGCGCGGCCATTTCCGGCCGGAGTTCCTCAACCGGATCGATGAGATCGTCATTTTCCACTCGCTGAAGGAGCAGCAGATCGAGCGGATCGTCAACATCCAGCTCAAGCGCCTCGATCAGCTCTTGGCCGACCGCAAGATCAAGCTCGAGCTCAGCGAGCCGGCCCGCAAATTCATCGCCGAGCACGGCTATGACCCGGTTTACGGCGCCCGGCCCTTGAAACGGGCGATCCAGAAATACCTCCAGGATCCGCTGGCGATGAAGCTGCTCGCCGGCGAATTCGGCGAGGGCGACAATATCGTGGCCGACGTCGGCAAGACCCAAGTCGGAAAGGGCGCCGGCGAGCTCGAATTCCGGAAGGCCTGACCCGTCGGCATCCCCGTCATTTGTCATCCTGAGCGAAGCGAATACCCAAACTACGGGCACAAGGGATCTGCGACTGGCCAAGAAACTTTGGGACTCAGGGGTCCCTTCGCCTCTCCGGAATCCCCTTAGGATGACCCGAAGGAGATTGGTCTTTTCAAAGCGCCATGGCAGGTCGCAGATCCTTCGCTTCGCTCAGGATGACAGTGGCCGCTCAGAATGACGTTACTGGCCGGCGAGAATCTCCTCGGCCCGCTTCAGGGCCTCGTCGATGTTCTCCAGGATGTTGCTCCGCCCCATCTCCTCGACGAAGCCCGACTTTTCCATGGCAAAGAGCGGTTGGACATGGGTCCCGGAGAGGAGGAGCTGGGTTTTGTTGCGCAGGCATTGGGCGCGGAGGTCGCGCAGGGCCCGGAGGCCGGTGGCGTCCAGCGCCAGCACGTGGCGCAGCCGCAGGATCAGGACCCGAGGCGGGGTTTGCCCGATGTTGAGGGTGTCGCGGAGCAGCTCGGCCGCGCCGAAGAAGAAAGCCCCCTCCATTTCGTAGACCACGACGTCCTTGGGAATGCGGCGGGCCAACGATTCCCGCTCTTCTTCTTCCTTGTCGAAGCTTTCGCCTCGGAGCTCCCGAGTGATCTCCTTCACGGTGGTCACGTCGGTCATCCGTTTCATGAAGAGGATGACGGCCATCAGCATGCCGATCTCCACCGCCACCGTGAGGTCGACCAAGACCGTCAAGAGAAAGGTGGCCACCATGACCGACACGTCCATTCGCGGCGCCCGCAGGAGGGTCTTGAAGGCGTGCCACTCGCTCATGTGGTAGGAAACCACCATGAGGATGGCGGCGAGGACGCAAAGCGGGATCAGGCTGGCCCAACGGCCGAAGAGCAGGACGATCAGGAAAAGGGTCGCGGCGTGGATCATCCCGGCGACCGGAGTCCGGCCGCCGTTCTTGACGTTGGTCGCGGTTCGGGCGATGGCGCCGGTCGCCGGAATCCCGCCGAAGATCGGTGCGGCCAAGTTGGCGATGCCTTGGGCGATCAGCTCGGTGTTGGAGCGATGCCGGCTTTCGATCATCCCGTCGGCCACGGTGGCTGAAAGCAGCGACTCGATGGCTCCGAGCAGGGCGACGGTGAAGGCGGGGCCGATCAGGCCCTTCAACTCCTCCAGGCTGAATTGAGGCCAGGTCGGCTGGGGCAACCCGGCGGGGATCGAGCCGAACCTCGAGCCGATCGTCTCGACCGGAATGTGGAAAAGGTGGACCAAGGCCGTCACCGCGAGGATGGCCACGATCGAGCCCGGGACTCGCCGGCTGAATTTGCCGTCGAGCCGGGGCCAAAGCAGGATGATCGCCAGCGAGAGCAGGGAGATGGCGAGCGTCTTCCCATCCACGGTGTGGAAAGTCTTGAAGTAGACCGCCCATTTCTCGATGAAATCGGCGGGCAGGGCCTCGGTTCGGATCCCGAAGAAATCCTTGATCTGCGAGGAGAAGATCACCACCGCGATCCCGGCGGTGAAGCCGACGGTGAGCGGGTAGGGGATGAACTTGATGACGGTGCCCAGCCGCAGCGCTCCCATCAGGATGAGGATGGCTCCGGCCAGCAGCGTGCAGATCAGCAGCCCATTGACCCCGTAACGCTGCACGATCCCGTAGACGATCACGACAAAGGCGCCGGTCGGCCCGCCGATCTGGACCCGCGACCCGCCCAATAAGGAGATGAGGAAGCCGGCGACGATTGCCGTGGTCAAGCCCCGGTCGGGAGTGACGCCCGAGGCGATGGCGAAGGCGATGGCCAGGGGAAGAGCCACGATGCCGACGGTGACCCCGGCCGACAAGTCCCCCCAGAAGAGGGCCAGGCTGTAGTTTTTCAAGGTGGAGAATAGTTTGGGGGCGAAGGCCGGCTGGACTCGGCCGGCGTCCTTCTTGTTTTCTTTTGGTCCCATAGGCCTTTCCGGGGAAGCCCCGCCCTAGCGTTTCGCCGTTGCTCAATCAATCATAATATGCACATATAGTAATATAATCATTTTTAACGACAAGAGGAAGCAGCGCCGATGAGGACCCTGACCGACGAGACCTTGGATCAAGTGGCGGTTTTTTTGAAAAACATGGCCGAGCCGACCCGGCTGAAAATCTTGCGTTGCCTGCACGACGGCGAAAAGACCGTCTCCGAAATCATCGAGGAGACCGGCGCCAACCAATCGAACGTCTCCCGGCACCTGGCCCTGTTGACGGCGGGCCGCATCGTCGCCTTCCGCAAGAACGGAACCTCGGTCTTTTACAAGATATCCGACCCCAACATCACGGCCATTTGCGACACGGTCTGCCGAAGCATCGCCGAGCGGATCCGCCAGGAAAGGGCCATGTTGAAGAACATCCAGAAAGGAATCGCCTCATGATTCAGGTGCCGAAGGAAACGACCCGAGTCCATTTCAAGGTTCTCTATCGGGAGCTTTCGCTATTGGAGACCAATTGCAAGATTCTCCGGCAATGGGCCGAGGATCGCCGGCTGGCTCCGGCCAAAACTCTGGCCCTGCTGATCGGCGACGCCTTGGAATCCTTGGAATTGCACTTATCCGACTTTCGGCATCTGCTGGAGGAGGATTCGGGCGGGAAGGAAAACGCTTAGCCCGGCCGCGGCGGCTTCAGGAGGCCTCTTCGGCCAGCTTGGCCAGTGGGTCCTTGCCGACCGTGTTATAAGGCAGGATTCTTTCCCGCAGAAACTTCTCGATCCGCAAGTTGATCAGCTCCGGCTGCTCGACCAAGGCGGCGTGGCTGCCGTTCTTGATGATGATCATCTCGGACTTCGGCACCACCCGGTGCATCTTCTTGGCCAGCCAAACCGGGGTGAAGGTGTCGTTGTCGGCGCCGATGATCAGGGTGGGGACCTTGATCTTCTTCAGCATGTCCTCGGCGCTGTGGTTTTGAACGCTGCGGCTCAGCTTCACGAAGAAGGAGGGCTCGAGGCTCAAGATGTGGTCGACGTAGAGCTGGGCGTCGGCCTTGCTCGCCATCCCGGTGTTGATCATCTTGAGCAAGCCGCCCAATTGATACCAGAAGGGGTTGCGGATCAGGAGCTGGCTGAGGAAATTGCTGGGCTTCGGAAAGAGCACTCCCAAAGCGGTGAAGATTTCGAAGATATACTTGGAAAGCGGCGAATTATAAAAATAATCCATCGGCCGGCCGAAGGTTCCCAAACAGGAGACGAGGCCCGCGACGTGGCGGGCATGGCGGCGGTAGAACTCCAAGACCACTTGGGTGCCGAGGCTGTGGCCGATGAAGAGGGCCTTCTTGATCTTGAGCTCGTCGATGACGGCCTTGCAGTCCTCGACCAGGGCCTGGACGCTGACGTTTTCGGGGTCTTTGGGCGGGGCCGAGCGGCCATGGCCCCGGTAGTCCCAGGTGATGACCTGGAAATGGTTCTTGAAGGCGTTCTCCAAGTACTTCCAAAAAAAGGTCGAGACCCCCATCCCGTTGCAAAGCATGATGGGAAAGCCGAAGCCGACCGACTTATAATAAATGTCGGTGCCGTCGCTGCTTTGGACGTAGCCCTCCCGCAAACGGATGAGCTGGGCCAGTTTGCCGGGGTTCTTCTGGGTC is a genomic window containing:
- the sulP gene encoding sulfate permease; the protein is MGPKENKKDAGRVQPAFAPKLFSTLKNYSLALFWGDLSAGVTVGIVALPLAIAFAIASGVTPDRGLTTAIVAGFLISLLGGSRVQIGGPTGAFVVIVYGIVQRYGVNGLLICTLLAGAILILMGALRLGTVIKFIPYPLTVGFTAGIAVVIFSSQIKDFFGIRTEALPADFIEKWAVYFKTFHTVDGKTLAISLLSLAIILLWPRLDGKFSRRVPGSIVAILAVTALVHLFHIPVETIGSRFGSIPAGLPQPTWPQFSLEELKGLIGPAFTVALLGAIESLLSATVADGMIESRHRSNTELIAQGIANLAAPIFGGIPATGAIARTATNVKNGGRTPVAGMIHAATLFLIVLLFGRWASLIPLCVLAAILMVVSYHMSEWHAFKTLLRAPRMDVSVMVATFLLTVLVDLTVAVEIGMLMAVILFMKRMTDVTTVKEITRELRGESFDKEEEERESLARRIPKDVVVYEMEGAFFFGAAELLRDTLNIGQTPPRVLILRLRHVLALDATGLRALRDLRAQCLRNKTQLLLSGTHVQPLFAMEKSGFVEEMGRSNILENIDEALKRAEEILAGQ
- a CDS encoding metalloregulator ArsR/SmtB family transcription factor translates to MRTLTDETLDQVAVFLKNMAEPTRLKILRCLHDGEKTVSEIIEETGANQSNVSRHLALLTAGRIVAFRKNGTSVFYKISDPNITAICDTVCRSIAERIRQERAMLKNIQKGIAS
- a CDS encoding alpha/beta hydrolase; its protein translation is MPKSKPTALTQKNPGKLAQLIRLREGYVQSSDGTDIYYKSVGFGFPIMLCNGMGVSTFFWKYLENAFKNHFQVITWDYRGHGRSAPPKDPENVSVQALVEDCKAVIDELKIKKALFIGHSLGTQVVLEFYRRHARHVAGLVSCLGTFGRPMDYFYNSPLSKYIFEIFTALGVLFPKPSNFLSQLLIRNPFWYQLGGLLKMINTGMASKADAQLYVDHILSLEPSFFVKLSRSVQNHSAEDMLKKIKVPTLIIGADNDTFTPVWLAKKMHRVVPKSEMIIIKNGSHAALVEQPELINLRIEKFLRERILPYNTVGKDPLAKLAEEAS